The following proteins are encoded in a genomic region of Ictalurus punctatus breed USDA103 chromosome 15, Coco_2.0, whole genome shotgun sequence:
- the rnf146 gene encoding E3 ubiquitin-protein ligase rnf146: MASCGEVDHSMDALASGKKVGGVRDGSGSPSPSPPPSLPVPECAICLQSCVHPVRLPCGHVFCFLCVKGASWHSKRCALCRQEVPEDFLDRPTLLSPEELKATATGGRSLGGHAWYYEGRNGWWQYDERTSRELEEAYREGKKSAEMLIAGFLYVADLENMVQYRRNEHGRRRRMKRDAVDVPKKGVAGLRLDPEPATGSGSNSLPGSGSVSPAFPVPVPTDSAVSSDGGVTQSHVRERDVRTERPLRERQRDRVSPGFADPTAADLSLNSETATSERENSADGADTSGAIRSQAAFAPPPIRPPVMLGGDRDLHHNPQLVQAFAQLHVGRSAPEEEEEEEEHEVDDDDNADDSAAAPDPSGYESESGTSEDEEEEGEDDEEGVRHRMQRMDGGVRSRSPDGQCTVTEV; encoded by the coding sequence ATGGCTAGCTGTGGAGAGGTCGATCACTCCATGGACGCGCTGGCCTCAGGTAAAAAAGTGGGTGGGGTAAGAGATGGCAGTGGaagcccctccccctctcctcccCCTTCACTTCCTGTCCCGGAGTGCGCTATATGCCTGCAGAGCTGCGTCCACCCGGTGCGCCTTCCCTGTGGTCACGTCTTCTGCTTCCTGTGCGTGAAGGGTGCGTCCTGGCACAGTAAACGCTGTGCCCTGTGCAGACAGGAAGTGCCCGAGGACTTCCTGGACCGTCCTACTCTGCTTTCTCCGGAAGAGCTGAAGGCCACCGCTACGGGAGGGCGGAGCTTAGGCGGCCACGCCTGGTACTACGAAGGCCGTAACGGTTGGTGGCAGTATGACGAGCGCACTAGCCGCGAGCTGGAGGAGGCTTACCGTGAGGGCAAGAAGAGCGCCGAGATGCTCATCGCCGGCTTCCTGTATGTGGCCGACCTGGAGAACATGGTGCAGTACAGACGCAACGAGCACGGCCGGCGCAGGAGAATGAAGCGTGACGCTGTAGACGTTCCTAAAAAGGGCGTGGCCGGACTAAGGCTGGATCCAGAACCCGCTACAGGATCCGGGTCCAATTCCCTTCCCGGATCTGGATCGGTTTCCCCGGCATTTCCTGTCCCTGTACCCACGGATTCAGCTGTAAGTTCAGATGGAGGGGTAACGCAGAGccatgtcagagagagagacgtccGGACAGAGAGACcgttgagagagagacagagagacagagtgtctCCAGGCTTCGCTGATCCCACAGCCGCAGATTTGTCACTGAATTCAGAAACCGCAACATCGGAGAGGGAGAACTCGGCGGACGGAGCCGATACAAGTGGAGCGATTCGCTCTCAGGCTGCGTTTGCCCCGCCCCCGATCCGTCCTCCTGTCATGCTGGGTGGCGACCGTGACCTTCATCATAATCCTCAACTTGTCCAGGCGTTCGCGCAGCTCCACGTCGGACGGTCCGCtcctgaggaggaggaggaggaggaggaacatGAAGTCGACGACGACGATAACGCAGACGATTCGGCTGCAGCACCCGATCCGTCCGGTTACGAATCGGAATCAGGAACGAGTGAAgacgaggaagaggaaggagaagacGACGAGGAAGGTGTGAGGCACAGAATGCAGAGGATGGACGGTGGAGTTCGGTCCCGCAGTCCTGATGGCCAGTGCACAGTGACGGAGGTGTGA
- the LOC108275515 gene encoding uncharacterized protein LOC108275515, producing the protein MMAALDLHCGIDPGVCVWSGDLFDSFDSEVQLWEEQLQEVQRKIEELYKVVEARRGTSENNPNSNTQLDITLLPVSNTSGYPNNGYHGRNINSVPVQPKNFKHPSNCTSDTCSFGVNHQNNVFPGPQSYTVNGQDVMLDILDSYLGIESGGLSQSREKPHGAPSTSLIQNQKGSHQWPVSGRTGCVSLGEFEEVLNRKNKGSAWDEAQVRHVSWKDQVTSTEKSVSKPPIKQRHSPHVSARPAHYSDALKCPLVDRRCGSPSVLRKFGAMLQENEGKTLNEDGIVITLVPKLVPKSPKPGGSWGSKKAPVKDNEVPVTPQNWEHRGAKVGAKTSHWGKDNLQTDFKMAERILGNCSTPSPRNTPSPHQASRDSSPTAPRRSFSRPARPTNQRPPSRWASQTPTTTVTTPVAPRSRSLSPACRTKQRFKNYSLYTETVIM; encoded by the exons atgATGGCTGCCCTGGACCTGCACTGTGGAATAGAtcctggagtgtgtgtgtggagcggAGACCTGTTCGACTCATTCGACTCAGAGGTGCAGCTGTGGGAGGAGCAACTGCAGGAAGTGCAGAGGAAGATTGAAGAG ttatATAAGGTGGTGGAAGCACGCAGGGGAACCAGTGAGAACAACCCAAACTCCAACACTCAGCTGGACATCACCTTACTTCCTGTCAGCAACACCAGTGGTTACCCTAACAACGGTTACCATGGTAGAAATATAAACAGCGTCCCAGTGCAACCGAAGAACTTTAAACACCCGAGTAATTGCACCAGTGACACGTGCAGTTTTGGTGTTAATCATCAGAACAACGTCTTTCCGGGTCCTCAGAGCTACACTGTTAACGGTCAGGATGTGATGTTAGACATTCTGGACAGTTACCTCGGGATAGAAAGTGGGGGTTTGAGCCAAAGCCGAGAGAAACCTCATGGAGCTCCAAGTACG aGCTTGATCCAGAATCAGAAGGGAAGTCATCAGTGGCCAGTGAGCGGCAG GACTGGCTGTGTGTCTCTGGGAGAATTTGAAGAAGTGCTGAACAGGAAGAATAAAGGCTCAGCTTGGGATGAAGCACAAGTCCGACATGTCAGCTGGAAAGATCAGGTCACCTCCACTGAGAAATCAGTCAGTAAACCGCCAATCAAGCAGAGACACAGCCCCCATGTCTCCGCTCGCCCTGCACACTATTCCGACGCGCTGAAATGCCCTCTAGTGGACCGGAGGTGCGGCAGCCCATCTGTCCTGAGGAAATTCGGTGCCATGTTGCAagaaaatgaagggaaaacACTGAATGAGGATGGAATTGTAATCACATTGGTGCCCAAATTGGTGCCCAAGTCGCCGAAGCCTGGTGGAAGCTGGGGGTCCAAGAAAGCTCCTGTCAAGGACAATGAAGTGCCTGTAACACCTCAGAACTGGGAACACAGGGGTGCAAAAGTCGGTGCCAAGACCTCCCACTGGGGTAAAGACAATCTACAGACTGACTTCAAGATGGCAGAGAGGATTCTGGGTAATTGCTCTACACCATCACCAAGGAACACACCATCACCACACCAG GCGAGCCGTGACTCATCCCCCACTGCACCCAGAAGGAGTTTCTCTCGTCCGGCTCGGCCGACCAATCAGCGGCCTCCATCCCGGTGGGCAAGCCAAACCCCAACAACTACAGTAACCACGCCTGTCGCGCCTAGATCCCGCTCGCTCAGCCCCGCCTGTAGAACCAAGCAGCGCTTCAAAAATTACAGTTTGTACACAGAAACCGTGATCATGTGA
- the LOC108275603 gene encoding protein SOGA3 → MQSEPAEPESGRDEELHEKLRSLQDENEALKSEIQEMRVEMEEMHDAFYEEDTCRLHELRRELERANKNCRILQYRVRKAERKHLRYTSGQEIDEELLRNLEQDLKVAKDVSVRLHNELKNVEEKRTKTEEENERLREKRIELEVDKETLQNELERARECQKRRGSKDAQRTERKNTQSLSEEDSEDLKCQLSFINEEMTLMRKKMAKLDKEKDDAEQELQKYRAFYGDFDSLQFKGEAVGPPTARQSELRLRLRLVEEEANILGRKIVELELENRALRAELDNMRGEELSPGATGGVADVNQGAGLSELRQQLQLVEDEAEFLRRTLADTEEQNRKVKSELKKLRFKEASRHAAEGGALLSEDGAKAMEMLKEELKAARLQVNELSGKVMQLQYEKRVILNKQSDDGRREERGGGGGGKESRGRTEEEEGGQEKGGGNLEEGTRAEEAVKEREEGGMGEQEGGGHEEEKGDRGVEGRGRGETAGGGGRERGKSGREERGGREKQSDSSSSSLLPLHQKREGPIGGESDSEEFLHSSVSPHPLIRRSTPPTLPRSPRERQRVTEIRAEAERLTHTIELLIAHTQEFVADGEQTGGEDGDGADDEDVRTRERQLLQRIGTQMNEFRNELQGFMGFIETLDGSKREETHPEERLSNYRRRASQENRDRSTQSGQRTTFPRAFC, encoded by the exons ATGCAAAGCGAACCGGCGGAACCGGAATCGGGTCGAGATGAAGAGCTGCACGAGAAGCTCCGGAGTTTACAGGATGAGAATGAAGCTCTCAAA AGTGAGATTCAGGAGATGCGTGTGGAGATGGAGGAGATGCACGATGCGTTTTATGAGGAAGACACCTGCCGGCTACATGAGCTGCGACGAGAGCTCGAGCGAGCTAATAAAAACTGCAGGATCCTGCAGTACCGCGTGCGCAAAGCCGAGCGCAAACACCTGCGATACACGTCAGGCCAAGAGATTGACGAAGAACTGCTGAGGAACCTGGAGCAAGACCTGAAG GTGGCGAAGGACGTGTCGGTGAGGCTCCACAATGAGCTGAAGAACGTGGAGGAGAAACGCACAAAGACAGAAGAAGAGAacgagagactgagagagaaacGCATCGAGCTGGAGGTCGACAAAGAGACACTGCAGAACGAGCTGGAGAGAGCCAGagag tgtcaGAAGAGGAGAGGCAGTAAAGATGCTCAGAGGACTGAGAGGAAGAACACTCAGAGCCTCAGTGAA GAGGACAGCGAGGATCTGAAGTGCCAGCTGTCCTTCATTAACGAGGAAATGACGCTCATGAGGAAGAAGATGGCGAAGCTCGACAAGGAGAAGGATGACGCGGAGCAGGAGCTGCAGAAGTATCGCGCCTTTTACGGTGACTTCGACAGCCTCCAGTTTAAAGGTGAAGCCGTGGGCCCCCCCACCGCCCGTCAGTCAGAGCTGAGGCTCCGCCTCCGATTGGTAGAAGAGGAGGCCAACATCCTTGGGCGCAAGATCGTCGAGCTGGAGTTGGAGAACCGAGCTCTGAGGGCGGAGCTCGACAACATGAGAGGAGAAGAACTGTCTCCAGGAGCAACAGGGGGTGTGGCTGATGTAAATCAAGGGGCAGGGCTTTCTGAACTGAGGCAGCAGTTGCAGCTAGTGGAAGACGAGGCGGAATTTTTGCGGCGGACTTTGGCAGACACGGAGGAGCAGAACAGGAAAGTGAAGAGCGAGCTGAAGAAGCTGCGGTTTAAAGAGGCATCGAGGCACGCGGCTGAGGGAGGAGCTCTATTGTCGGAGGACGGGGCTAAGGCTATGGAGATGTTGAAGGAGGAGCTGAAAGCAGCACGGCTGCAGGTGAACGAGCTGAGCGGAAAAGTGATGCAGCTGCAGTATGAGAAGAGGGTAATACTTAATAAACAGAGTGATGATGgcagaagagaagaaagaggaggaggaggaggaggaaaagaaagcagaggaagaacagaagaagaggaaggaggacaagaaaaaggaggaggaaatTTAGAAGAAGGAACTAGAGCAGAAGAAgcagtgaaagaaagagaagaaggaggaaTGGGAGAACAGGAAGGAGGAGGACATGAGGAAGAGAAGGGAGATAGAGGAGTAGAAGgacgaggaagaggagaaaCCGCAGGTGGAGGtggaagagaaagaggaaaaagtgGAAGAGAAGAAcgaggaggaagagaaaaacaaagtgACTCCTCCTCGTCATCACTCCTTCCTCTCCATCAGAAGCGTGAAGGCCCCATCGGCGGTGAAAGCGACTCAGAGGAGTTCCTGCACTCGTCTGTTTCTCCTCATCCCCTCATCCGTCGCTCCACTCCTCCAACGCTCCCTCGTTCACCTCGCGAGCGCCAGCGCGTGACGGAGATCCGGGCCGAGGCAGAGCGTCTGACGCACACCATCGAGCTCCTCATCGCTCACACGCAGGAGTTTGTGGCTGATGGAGAGCAGACTGGAGGAGAGGATGGTGATGGAGCTGATGATGAAGACGTGAGGACACGTGAACGGCAGCTGCTCCAGCGCATCGGCACACAGATGAACGAGTTCAGAAACGAGCTGCAGGGGTTTATGGGATTTATAGAGACACTGGACGGATCCAAACGGGAGGAAACGCATCCGGAAGAGCGGCTGtct AATTACAGGAGGCGCGCCTCTCAGGAAAACCGGGACCGCAGCACCCAGAGTGGACAGCGGACTACGTTCCCCAGAGCGTTTTGCTGA